One part of the Desulfomonile tiedjei genome encodes these proteins:
- the xsc gene encoding sulfoacetaldehyde acetyltransferase has translation MARMTPSEALVETLVAEEVKVVFGIVGSAYMDALDLFPAAGIRFVSVAHEQAAAHAADGLARVTGKPQVCIAQNGPGAANFVSAITAAFWAHSPVVAITPETGSAGIGTGGFQELDQMPWFQACTKFQVRVNRPDRMAELARRCFYHAKAECGPTQLNIPRDYFYGEMDCEIFKTPDVKRGPGSDSDVTKAAEVLARASFPVILAGGGVTISSAISQTKALAEYLTAPVVNTYLHNDSFPSDHPLSVGPIGYCGSKAAMRILSKADVVLALGTRLGPFGTLRQYDMNYWPTGAYIIQVDADHRQLGASRPVNLPVAADAGEFAARVLEKLREIGKTAEDHTERPAEIQREKEAWGKELDQWATPRSGLLHPRRLLSELSAALPQNAIVTTDVGNTCSMCNSYFRPTGPRQFLAPLSWGNCGIAYGVALGAKLGAPDKPVFALQGDGAYGISGLSEVMTAVREEIPVIAVVFNNNEWAAEKKNQIDYYDDRFVGTNLKNPDFAQIARDMGAEGYRIEKAEDVRGVVEAALKSGKPAVIDAVIDGSAEVLAEPFRRDALKKPVRFLEKYRHLIVE, from the coding sequence ATGGCTAGAATGACACCATCGGAAGCACTAGTGGAGACTCTGGTTGCCGAAGAAGTCAAAGTGGTCTTCGGTATAGTGGGAAGCGCTTATATGGACGCTTTGGATCTCTTCCCGGCAGCGGGCATACGGTTTGTTTCCGTAGCCCATGAACAAGCGGCCGCGCATGCCGCGGACGGGCTCGCTCGTGTCACGGGAAAGCCTCAGGTCTGCATAGCGCAAAACGGTCCCGGCGCCGCGAATTTTGTCTCAGCCATCACCGCCGCGTTCTGGGCGCATTCTCCTGTAGTAGCCATAACGCCGGAGACGGGCAGTGCCGGAATAGGCACGGGCGGGTTCCAGGAGCTTGACCAGATGCCGTGGTTCCAGGCCTGCACGAAGTTTCAGGTGCGAGTGAACCGGCCTGACCGCATGGCCGAGCTTGCGAGGCGCTGCTTTTACCATGCCAAAGCCGAGTGCGGCCCCACACAGCTCAATATTCCGCGGGACTACTTCTACGGCGAGATGGACTGCGAAATATTCAAGACCCCGGATGTGAAGAGAGGCCCGGGCTCAGACTCGGATGTGACCAAAGCAGCGGAGGTCCTGGCACGGGCTTCGTTCCCGGTCATTCTTGCCGGCGGAGGGGTCACCATTTCAAGCGCGATATCCCAGACCAAGGCCCTTGCGGAATATCTTACCGCGCCTGTTGTAAACACATATCTGCACAATGACAGTTTCCCCTCGGATCACCCCCTGAGCGTCGGTCCCATAGGCTATTGCGGCTCCAAGGCGGCCATGCGCATTCTTTCCAAGGCTGACGTGGTGCTGGCTCTGGGAACTCGTCTCGGTCCATTCGGCACTCTGCGGCAGTACGATATGAACTATTGGCCCACAGGAGCTTACATCATCCAGGTGGATGCGGATCACCGGCAATTGGGCGCGAGTCGGCCGGTGAATCTGCCTGTAGCGGCAGATGCCGGGGAGTTCGCTGCACGTGTGTTGGAGAAGCTTCGAGAGATCGGCAAGACCGCCGAGGACCACACCGAGAGGCCCGCGGAGATTCAGCGAGAAAAGGAGGCATGGGGTAAAGAGTTAGACCAATGGGCAACCCCGCGGTCCGGATTGCTTCATCCCAGGCGATTGCTCAGCGAGCTGTCGGCGGCGTTGCCTCAGAATGCCATTGTGACCACGGACGTGGGAAATACTTGCTCCATGTGCAACAGCTACTTTCGGCCCACCGGCCCAAGGCAGTTTCTGGCTCCGCTGAGCTGGGGCAACTGCGGCATCGCGTACGGTGTGGCTCTGGGAGCTAAACTGGGAGCACCGGACAAGCCGGTTTTCGCTCTCCAGGGTGATGGAGCTTACGGCATCAGCGGCCTAAGCGAAGTCATGACCGCTGTGCGAGAAGAAATTCCCGTCATCGCCGTTGTTTTCAACAACAATGAGTGGGCCGCGGAGAAGAAAAACCAGATCGACTACTACGATGACCGCTTCGTGGGAACGAACCTGAAAAATCCCGATTTTGCGCAAATCGCAAGGGACATGGGAGCAGAAGGCTACCGGATCGAAAAGGCCGAAGATGTGAGAGGGGTTGTCGAAGCGGCACTGAAATCCGGCAAGCCCGCGGTCATCGACGCTGTTATCGACGGAAGCGCTGAAGTCTTGGCTGAGCCCTTCCGCAGAGACGCTCTGAAAAAGCCAGTCCGCTTCCTGGAAAAGTACCGGCACCTGATCGTGGAATAG
- a CDS encoding nucleotidyltransferase family protein — protein sequence MGINELLKEKREDILRLAARYGASNVRIFGSVARRQAGPESDIDFLIDMEPGRTLFDLGGFLYELQELLGIPVDVVPEQGLRENVRSNVIRDAVPL from the coding sequence ATGGGCATCAACGAACTGTTAAAGGAAAAGCGGGAAGACATCTTGCGGTTGGCAGCGAGATACGGCGCCTCAAACGTGCGAATCTTCGGCTCCGTGGCGAGGAGGCAGGCCGGACCTGAGAGCGATATAGATTTCCTCATCGATATGGAGCCAGGGCGGACCCTCTTTGACCTCGGAGGATTCCTTTATGAACTCCAGGAACTACTGGGCATTCCGGTAGATGTGGTGCCGGAACAAGGACTCCGAGAGAACGTCCGGTCGAATGTAATCAGAGATGCGGTCCCGTTATGA
- a CDS encoding DUF3786 domain-containing protein, translated as MIQLNNAMEIFKILPKTNCRDCRVPTCFAFAAAVFKGDKGLEECVHIPKANLETFSVQNSQSRTLDREQEQALAQLKRKIAGVDLGSSAARLGASFSEEKLAVKCLGKDFHVDSQGNVTSDCHVHGWVTIPLLNYVVGCSGKPVSGNWVPMRELKNGATWARLFGQRCEKPLKQVADTHTDLFEHMIQIFSAKSAPNAFNSDIAVILHPLPRIPMLICYWKPDDGMESSLNVFFDDTAEDNLVVDSLYTLATGLVMMFEKIAVTHGK; from the coding sequence ATGATTCAACTAAACAACGCCATGGAGATCTTCAAGATTCTACCAAAGACCAATTGCCGGGACTGTAGGGTTCCGACATGTTTTGCTTTTGCCGCGGCTGTCTTCAAGGGTGATAAGGGCCTGGAGGAATGCGTCCATATACCAAAGGCCAACCTGGAGACGTTCAGTGTCCAGAACTCTCAGTCCAGGACTTTGGACCGGGAACAGGAACAAGCGCTGGCACAATTGAAGCGGAAAATCGCCGGAGTAGATTTGGGTTCTTCCGCCGCGAGGTTGGGCGCTTCGTTTTCGGAGGAAAAACTCGCGGTCAAGTGCCTTGGCAAGGACTTCCATGTCGATTCCCAGGGAAATGTCACTTCTGACTGCCACGTGCATGGGTGGGTCACAATACCGCTCTTAAACTATGTTGTGGGTTGCTCCGGGAAGCCCGTTTCAGGCAACTGGGTCCCCATGCGTGAACTCAAGAATGGGGCCACGTGGGCTCGCCTTTTCGGCCAGCGGTGTGAAAAGCCGTTGAAGCAAGTTGCCGATACTCATACAGATCTGTTTGAGCATATGATCCAAATCTTCAGCGCGAAATCTGCGCCTAATGCCTTTAATTCGGACATTGCAGTAATATTGCACCCTCTTCCGAGGATACCGATGCTCATTTGTTACTGGAAGCCGGACGACGGCATGGAATCATCGCTGAATGTTTTCTTCGACGACACAGCGGAAGACAATCTGGTTGTTGATTCACTCTACACGCTTGCCACCGGGCTCGTGATGATGTTCGAAAAAATCGCGGTCACCCACGGCAAGTAA
- a CDS encoding type II toxin-antitoxin system RelE/ParE family toxin produces the protein MKVEWTDNALEQLWAIHDYITQSSPEYAQRVVDRLTARSQQIRDFPLSGRVVQEYNAPQIREVIEGPYRIIYYIRPDRIDVLAVIHGAQQTPWSR, from the coding sequence GTGAAGGTCGAGTGGACAGACAATGCGCTGGAACAGCTCTGGGCCATTCATGACTATATAACTCAAAGCTCTCCGGAATACGCCCAGAGAGTTGTCGATCGTCTCACCGCGCGCAGTCAACAAATCAGAGACTTTCCTTTATCCGGTCGTGTCGTGCAGGAATACAATGCACCACAAATACGAGAGGTCATTGAAGGACCGTATCGGATTATCTACTACATAAGGCCCGACCGGATTGATGTTCTTGCGGTAATTCACGGCGCACAACAGACTCCCTGGAGCAGGTAG
- a CDS encoding type II toxin-antitoxin system HicB family antitoxin — protein MKYRILIEPDEDGVFVAEVPSLPGCVSQSRTRQEAIENVKEAIGAYLESLAVRGEPIPPLFAVIQGLYPFGEGCSG, from the coding sequence ATGAAATACCGTATTTTGATTGAGCCAGACGAGGATGGCGTCTTTGTGGCAGAGGTTCCGTCACTGCCGGGATGCGTATCACAGAGTCGAACCCGCCAGGAAGCCATAGAAAATGTCAAAGAAGCCATAGGAGCTTATCTTGAGAGCCTCGCGGTACGCGGGGAGCCTATTCCTCCTCTTTTTGCCGTAATTCAAGGATTATATCCATTTGGCGAAGGATGTTCCGGATAA
- a CDS encoding glycosyltransferase family 39 protein, translated as MSHPVPIHELETAAARLWKSVMLLAILLLGLGLRLVKLAQNGWGNEYYTAGVRSMTTSWHNFLYNSFDPAGFVSVDKPPVALWIQAASAKFFGFHAFSVLMPQVLEGVAAVWIVYHLVQRGFGARAGLLAALFLAITPISVAIDRSSNTDSCLVLVLLLATWALIRAAEEGSRRFLLLSMALIGLGFNVKMLAAFVVLPAFVLVYYLGAPVVRGRRLADLAIAGLLLIVVSLSWVLIYDLTPPEQRPFAGTTKKNSMLELAVGPYAVGRFVSPLKSSEPTRSDPRSRQDAAGRVQWAPGEETPSQPGDGKRLSRLFVRAPAGPLRLADGQLAGQVGWLFPLAIMGLVLAAVRERFRKPPAPTHLALLLWFCWAVAYGVVYSFAGGIMHLYYLATLAPALAALAGIGVACLWDRYAQKGWGALLLPASLVLTAVWQIYINASAFDGTLGEMLNAMAALIALRGRPGVQLTWLHVDLLAVTLFVAGGSLLMLFRQPWGRTERALAAGMFGIGLLALLAFPMAWAWSSVIAPGHGTLPSADPARLLPGHGNSAALSSPGLSKVMGDSKLVRFLKANSGGERFLLATSSARLAAPIIISTGGAVMAMGGFHGLDPILSPEKLERMVQADQVRFVMLGDWWFVSRMLGAEAAERPIADWVRAKGRLVDSTLWRSFDSTRSRLELYDLRPDVALVQVPSR; from the coding sequence ATGTCCCATCCCGTGCCAATCCACGAGCTAGAGACCGCGGCCGCTCGCCTGTGGAAAAGCGTCATGCTCCTCGCCATCCTCCTGCTGGGCCTCGGGTTGCGCTTGGTCAAGCTGGCGCAGAATGGATGGGGAAACGAGTACTACACCGCCGGCGTTCGGAGCATGACGACTAGTTGGCACAACTTCCTTTACAATTCCTTCGATCCGGCCGGGTTCGTTTCAGTGGACAAGCCCCCGGTTGCGCTGTGGATCCAGGCCGCTAGTGCCAAGTTTTTCGGCTTCCATGCCTTCAGCGTCCTCATGCCCCAGGTCCTCGAAGGTGTGGCCGCGGTGTGGATCGTTTACCATCTCGTGCAGCGCGGTTTTGGCGCTCGGGCCGGGCTGTTGGCCGCGCTCTTCCTGGCTATCACGCCGATAAGCGTCGCGATCGACCGATCGAGCAACACCGATAGTTGCCTGGTGCTGGTCCTGCTCCTAGCGACATGGGCCCTAATCCGGGCTGCCGAAGAAGGTAGCCGGCGTTTTTTGCTGCTATCTATGGCCCTTATTGGCCTCGGGTTCAACGTCAAGATGCTGGCCGCGTTTGTCGTGCTGCCGGCCTTCGTGCTGGTTTACTATCTGGGCGCACCCGTCGTGCGGGGACGCCGCTTAGCAGACTTGGCCATCGCCGGCCTACTCTTGATCGTGGTGTCTCTGTCCTGGGTCCTTATTTACGACTTGACGCCGCCCGAACAGCGGCCGTTCGCCGGTACCACCAAGAAGAATTCCATGCTGGAACTTGCGGTCGGTCCGTACGCGGTCGGACGGTTCGTGTCGCCTCTGAAATCGTCTGAGCCTACCCGGAGCGATCCGCGGTCCCGACAAGACGCTGCTGGCCGAGTTCAATGGGCTCCCGGCGAAGAAACTCCGTCCCAGCCCGGGGATGGCAAAAGATTGTCGCGACTTTTCGTCCGGGCCCCGGCGGGGCCGCTGCGGCTTGCCGACGGCCAATTGGCCGGGCAAGTCGGGTGGCTGTTCCCTCTGGCAATTATGGGGCTTGTGCTCGCAGCGGTTCGGGAACGGTTCCGCAAGCCGCCGGCGCCGACTCACCTGGCGCTGCTGCTGTGGTTCTGCTGGGCCGTCGCTTATGGAGTTGTCTACAGCTTTGCGGGCGGCATCATGCACCTGTATTACCTCGCGACCCTGGCGCCTGCGCTGGCTGCGCTGGCCGGCATCGGAGTGGCCTGTCTTTGGGACAGGTACGCTCAGAAGGGTTGGGGCGCGCTTCTCCTTCCCGCCTCACTTGTCCTGACCGCCGTGTGGCAGATATATATCAACGCAAGTGCCTTCGATGGGACGCTTGGGGAAATGCTAAATGCCATGGCCGCACTCATAGCTCTGAGGGGACGCCCTGGTGTTCAGCTTACGTGGCTTCATGTTGATCTCCTTGCGGTAACCCTCTTTGTGGCAGGCGGGTCGCTCCTCATGCTTTTTCGTCAACCCTGGGGTCGGACCGAACGGGCCCTGGCAGCTGGTATGTTCGGAATTGGACTCCTGGCGCTGCTGGCGTTCCCTATGGCTTGGGCCTGGAGCAGTGTCATCGCGCCTGGACATGGCACGCTACCCTCGGCAGACCCGGCACGCCTTCTTCCTGGCCACGGCAATTCCGCAGCGCTCTCCAGCCCCGGGTTAAGCAAGGTCATGGGCGACTCGAAACTGGTTCGCTTCCTCAAGGCCAACAGCGGAGGCGAACGCTTTCTGCTGGCTACATCGAGCGCGCGGCTTGCCGCTCCGATCATCATCAGCACGGGAGGGGCTGTGATGGCGATGGGAGGCTTTCATGGGCTGGACCCTATTTTGAGTCCGGAGAAGTTGGAGCGGATGGTCCAAGCCGACCAGGTCCGCTTCGTGATGCTGGGCGATTGGTGGTTCGTCAGCCGTATGCTCGGCGCGGAGGCAGCGGAACGGCCCATCGCCGACTGGGTCAGAGCCAAAGGGAGATTAGTCGATTCCACTCTGTGGCGCTCCTTCGATAGTACGAGGAGTCGTCTGGAGCTTTATGATCTGCGGCCGGACGTGGCCCTTGTACAGGTTCCGTCGCGATAA
- a CDS encoding PilZ domain-containing protein translates to MITNDEGSLIDDVRRGVIDSELMEKYRLSAANLRRRLLQLMSEQAVNSAHVYWRPILYDYEASDSDRRVTPRYPLELLLTVNAMESPESTSGLLVDINEKGGCVKGMRPPLGVMLALRIDTGGLVSADEIVLEAVFRWEEPEGDADFLAGFEIVNISQGNAVLLRELIRTIVHG, encoded by the coding sequence ATGATAACGAATGACGAAGGCTCTTTGATTGACGATGTTCGGCGTGGTGTAATTGATTCGGAGTTGATGGAGAAATATCGGTTGTCCGCTGCGAACCTGCGCAGAAGGCTTCTCCAGCTAATGAGCGAACAGGCGGTAAATTCTGCACATGTCTACTGGAGGCCCATACTCTACGACTACGAGGCCAGTGACAGCGACAGAAGAGTCACACCACGTTACCCCCTTGAGTTGCTCTTAACAGTCAACGCCATGGAGTCTCCGGAATCGACTTCAGGGCTCCTGGTCGACATTAATGAAAAGGGCGGTTGCGTAAAGGGTATGCGCCCACCTCTTGGCGTGATGCTAGCTTTAAGAATTGATACCGGGGGACTAGTGTCAGCCGACGAGATAGTACTTGAGGCCGTCTTTCGTTGGGAGGAACCAGAGGGCGACGCTGACTTTCTGGCGGGATTTGAGATAGTGAATATTTCTCAAGGCAACGCGGTTCTTCTCAGAGAATTAATTCGGACGATTGTTCACGGGTAA
- a CDS encoding HAMP domain-containing protein, with amino-acid sequence MITLRKSIAVKIALLVLGSTCLVLAMVLWVNYSRSKELIKQEAGKSARNLTASLANEIEQEFLLVAQAVEDLTAFLESSTWDEEALLRHIRHMVTGHDRVFGSTVAFLPNMFKPDVERFAPYFFRANGEIKFEQLGTESYNYFSKNWFSVPVKLRKPVWTDPYFDEGGGNAAMITYASPMFGEKEEGSTPRLRAVVTADISLEQLNKLTNSKHVYETGFLSVISDEGTFVTNRNPDLIMRSSIFDTADKAKDPRAKELARAMITEESGFYDIGPGITGVDSYLAFTRINPPGWTLAAILPKKELFAEVEDLFRTTILLAVVGIVLLVFASVLVARSISRPLRRMADETVKVAAGDLDIDLGDIQSNDEVGQLARAFTRMTEGLKDRDRIKDTFGRYLTQEVVKRLLDSKDGLRLGGEMRELSIMMSDLRGFTALTSTMSPEQVIKFLNRYLGKMVDIILDHRGIIDEIIGDGILAFFGAPEALENHPELAVACALKMQLAMEGINAQNEADGLPHLEMGVAVNTGEVVVGNIGSEKRAKYGAVGAQVNFTGRMESFTVGGQVLISKGTYEKVSDKLDVTQVLDVAMKGVPGKVKLYDVKGIAGQYEAYLRDRDETLTRIGERVPVRVFRLDQKMMSGKGEGGHITYASLISAKVMFEKEISSWEDIRMVVEQSPASQAPPEIYGKVISVSGLPDGTEGLVRFTSVSASAYELIRRLLGIEHSSGSA; translated from the coding sequence ATGATAACCCTTCGCAAAAGCATTGCCGTCAAAATCGCTCTGCTGGTTCTCGGCAGCACTTGCCTGGTTCTAGCCATGGTCTTGTGGGTCAATTACAGTAGATCCAAAGAGTTAATAAAGCAAGAGGCAGGGAAAAGCGCACGGAATCTCACCGCCTCTCTGGCCAATGAAATCGAGCAGGAATTTCTGTTGGTGGCTCAGGCAGTCGAGGATTTAACTGCCTTCTTGGAGTCAAGCACTTGGGATGAGGAGGCCCTTCTCCGCCATATCAGACACATGGTCACGGGGCATGATCGAGTTTTCGGGTCCACTGTGGCCTTTTTGCCCAATATGTTCAAACCGGATGTTGAAAGATTTGCCCCTTATTTTTTTAGAGCAAACGGCGAGATCAAGTTCGAGCAGCTCGGCACAGAATCTTACAATTACTTTTCCAAAAATTGGTTCAGCGTTCCTGTGAAGCTGAGAAAGCCCGTATGGACAGACCCTTACTTTGATGAGGGCGGTGGCAATGCAGCGATGATCACCTACGCGAGCCCCATGTTTGGCGAAAAGGAGGAAGGCTCAACACCGCGCTTGAGGGCCGTCGTAACTGCGGATATCTCTCTGGAACAGTTGAATAAACTTACGAATTCCAAGCATGTCTATGAAACCGGATTCCTGTCAGTGATCTCGGATGAAGGGACTTTTGTCACCAATCGAAATCCTGATCTAATTATGCGCTCGTCAATATTCGATACTGCTGATAAGGCGAAAGATCCGCGAGCCAAAGAGCTTGCCCGGGCGATGATAACTGAGGAATCAGGCTTCTACGACATTGGTCCGGGCATTACCGGAGTCGATTCCTACCTGGCTTTCACGCGAATTAATCCTCCGGGGTGGACCCTGGCTGCCATCCTGCCAAAGAAAGAGCTTTTCGCAGAAGTGGAGGATCTTTTCCGGACAACGATCCTCTTGGCAGTGGTTGGCATAGTATTGCTGGTGTTCGCTTCCGTTTTAGTTGCACGCTCTATCAGCCGTCCTTTGCGCCGCATGGCCGATGAAACGGTCAAGGTTGCCGCGGGCGATCTAGATATCGATTTGGGAGATATCCAATCCAATGACGAGGTGGGCCAGTTGGCACGGGCCTTCACTCGAATGACAGAGGGATTGAAGGACAGAGACCGCATAAAAGACACTTTCGGACGCTACTTGACACAAGAAGTGGTCAAGCGACTTCTTGACTCTAAAGACGGTCTCAGGCTCGGCGGAGAAATGAGAGAGCTTTCCATCATGATGTCGGATCTGAGGGGCTTTACTGCTCTCACCTCGACGATGAGCCCTGAGCAGGTGATCAAGTTTTTGAACAGATATTTGGGCAAGATGGTGGACATCATCTTGGATCACCGCGGGATCATCGATGAGATCATCGGGGATGGTATTCTGGCTTTTTTTGGCGCACCGGAAGCCCTGGAAAATCATCCGGAGTTGGCCGTGGCGTGCGCCCTGAAGATGCAATTAGCCATGGAAGGAATCAACGCTCAGAACGAGGCCGATGGCTTGCCGCATCTCGAAATGGGAGTCGCAGTCAACACCGGCGAGGTTGTGGTTGGTAACATCGGGTCGGAAAAACGAGCCAAGTACGGGGCGGTTGGAGCACAAGTCAACTTCACGGGAAGAATGGAATCCTTTACCGTAGGCGGACAGGTTTTGATCAGTAAGGGAACGTATGAGAAGGTCTCCGATAAACTCGACGTGACGCAAGTGCTCGACGTTGCAATGAAAGGAGTACCCGGGAAGGTCAAACTCTACGACGTGAAGGGCATTGCGGGCCAGTACGAGGCCTATCTGCGCGATAGGGATGAAACACTGACCCGAATAGGTGAGCGGGTACCAGTCCGGGTATTTCGGCTTGATCAGAAAATGATGTCCGGCAAAGGAGAAGGCGGCCATATTACTTACGCATCGCTTATCTCGGCAAAAGTAATGTTCGAGAAAGAAATTTCATCGTGGGAAGACATACGAATGGTTGTGGAGCAAAGCCCAGCTAGCCAGGCACCTCCGGAAATATACGGCAAGGTCATCTCGGTCAGCGGTCTGCCGGATGGAACGGAAGGCCTCGTCCGTTTCACGTCGGTCTCGGCTTCTGCTTACGAACTGATTCGTAGGCTTCTTGGGATTGAACATAGTTCCGGTTCAGCATGA
- a CDS encoding DUF433 domain-containing protein, with protein sequence MTWQERIVIDPRILAGKPVVKGTRLAVEFIVGLLAEGWPEEEIVKNYPGLTREDIHACLGYASAVLKAEKVYPLPDPVSNP encoded by the coding sequence GTGACCTGGCAGGAAAGAATTGTCATAGACCCACGCATACTCGCGGGCAAACCAGTTGTAAAGGGCACCCGGCTTGCAGTGGAATTCATTGTCGGTCTGCTCGCGGAAGGGTGGCCGGAAGAGGAAATAGTGAAGAATTATCCTGGGTTAACCAGGGAAGACATCCACGCGTGTCTTGGTTATGCCAGTGCTGTTCTGAAAGCCGAAAAGGTCTATCCCCTTCCGGACCCGGTGTCTAATCCATGA
- a CDS encoding transposase, with translation MCAEPPEARLRAIREWLGARHVGQAFQPAVNLPELRSFAREDLQAVALFRRKLPHWELAGSTYFVTFRVHKALGTILEAGAVACAIEEALWFWHGERYCLQAYVIMPDHVHLLLKPVAGWSLAKILQGIKGFTARQINRCLGRKGTFWQDESFDHLIRNERDWLDKFTYIHDNPVKAGLVIKPQDYPFSSLVTMHSQGRLESLPHNSSLVSPP, from the coding sequence GTGTGTGCTGAACCACCCGAGGCAAGACTGCGTGCGATTAGAGAGTGGCTGGGGGCTAGGCATGTGGGGCAGGCTTTCCAGCCTGCCGTCAACCTGCCTGAACTGAGATCTTTTGCCAGAGAAGACCTCCAGGCTGTTGCTCTGTTCAGGAGGAAGCTGCCTCATTGGGAATTGGCCGGTTCTACCTATTTTGTGACTTTCCGGGTCCATAAGGCGCTCGGCACGATTTTGGAGGCCGGCGCCGTTGCATGTGCTATCGAAGAAGCTTTGTGGTTTTGGCATGGAGAAAGGTATTGCCTGCAAGCCTATGTGATCATGCCTGACCATGTGCATTTGTTGCTAAAACCGGTTGCCGGATGGAGCCTTGCCAAAATCCTACAGGGGATAAAAGGATTTACGGCAAGGCAGATCAATAGATGCCTTGGTAGAAAGGGTACCTTCTGGCAGGATGAGAGTTTTGATCATCTGATAAGGAATGAGCGGGATTGGCTGGATAAATTCACCTATATTCATGACAACCCGGTCAAAGCAGGCCTGGTGATTAAACCCCAGGATTATCCGTTCAGCAGTCTGGTAACCATGCACAGCCAAGGCAGGCTGGAAAGCCTGCCCCACAACAGCAGTTTGGTCTCACCTCCTTAA
- a CDS encoding DUF86 domain-containing protein gives MRDDRARLMDMVEAVTSIEKYAVFGKDRFLRDELIRTYIIYQLQTLGEAASKLSPALRARHTEVPWPKVLGMRHVLVHDYFRVNYDIVWGVIEADLPPLKAQLQGILSELAGLEQ, from the coding sequence ATGAGAGATGACCGAGCACGTCTCATGGACATGGTCGAAGCCGTAACAAGTATTGAAAAGTACGCTGTTTTCGGTAAGGACCGTTTTCTTAGGGACGAGCTGATACGGACTTATATCATTTATCAGTTGCAAACCCTCGGCGAAGCGGCCTCCAAGTTGTCTCCCGCTCTACGGGCAAGGCACACCGAGGTCCCGTGGCCGAAGGTCCTCGGCATGCGACATGTCCTCGTTCACGATTATTTTCGCGTCAACTATGACATTGTGTGGGGTGTTATCGAGGCTGATCTTCCCCCCCTGAAGGCTCAGCTCCAAGGGATTCTCTCGGAGTTAGCGGGCCTGGAGCAATGA